One window of Phycisphaeraceae bacterium genomic DNA carries:
- a CDS encoding gamma-glutamyl-gamma-aminobutyrate hydrolase family protein, which produces MRAADTRPSPLIGVTTDLIDRNGRDTCIATIAYAHAIRRAGATPVMLAPDHTLVEAYTHSLDGLVLTGGDDPSMEPFGAKTHPKATPLHPARQRFESDLIRAIRDTNPGLPVLGVCLGMQMLALLAGGTMDQHLPDSRADASRHWEGTHEIIPTDPSQLPPWATLSRGSVLSRHKQAVTDPGSMRVIATSDDGLIEAIADPNRPFMLGVQWHPERTESDPLGHDLFRRLVDAARA; this is translated from the coding sequence ATGCGCGCCGCCGACACTCGCCCAAGCCCCCTCATCGGCGTCACCACCGATCTCATCGACCGCAACGGACGCGACACCTGCATCGCAACAATCGCATACGCACACGCCATCCGCCGCGCCGGCGCAACCCCCGTCATGCTCGCCCCAGACCACACACTCGTCGAGGCATACACCCACTCGCTCGACGGCCTCGTCCTCACCGGTGGCGACGATCCATCCATGGAGCCCTTCGGCGCCAAGACCCACCCCAAAGCCACGCCCCTCCACCCCGCTCGTCAACGCTTCGAAAGCGACCTCATCCGCGCGATCCGAGACACAAACCCCGGCCTCCCCGTGCTCGGCGTCTGCCTCGGCATGCAGATGCTCGCACTCCTCGCAGGCGGCACCATGGATCAACACCTCCCCGACTCCCGCGCCGACGCCTCACGCCATTGGGAAGGCACCCACGAGATCATCCCGACAGACCCCTCCCAACTCCCCCCCTGGGCAACACTCTCACGAGGTAGCGTCCTCAGCCGCCACAAACAAGCCGTCACCGACCCCGGATCCATGCGCGTCATCGCGACCAGCGACGATGGACTCATCGAAGCCATCGCCGATCCGAACCGCCCCTTCATGCTCGGCGTCCAGTGGCACCCCGAACGCACCGAAAGCGATCCCCTCGGCCACGATCTCTTCCGCCGCCTCGTAGACGCAGCACGCGCCTGA
- a CDS encoding CPBP family intramembrane metalloprotease, with amino-acid sequence MPHDMEREPTESLIGRGVWRRAGELPRWVLAAELGLLFFVGPLVYFFAVRSPGLLFPALWAFFAYTLAVLLLDPTFERRTLRNFGAMRRELGRLLAIFGVLGALLAGAVYAFDVVTDGEPIFLSLPRERPTLWLIIMVFYPLVSVYPQEVIWRAFMFHRYRTLFRGRWAMIGASAVAFGHAHVVFHNWLAVGLCVIGGVLFARTFDRSRSTLASWIDHALYGCLVFTIGIGRYFYSGAAHG; translated from the coding sequence ATGCCGCACGATATGGAAAGAGAGCCGACAGAGAGTTTGATCGGGCGTGGCGTGTGGCGTCGCGCGGGGGAGTTGCCTCGCTGGGTGCTGGCGGCGGAGCTGGGACTGCTTTTTTTCGTGGGCCCGTTGGTGTACTTCTTCGCGGTGCGGAGCCCGGGGCTGCTGTTTCCGGCGTTGTGGGCGTTCTTTGCGTACACGCTTGCGGTGCTGCTTCTGGATCCGACGTTTGAGCGGCGGACGCTCCGGAACTTCGGCGCGATGAGGCGGGAGCTGGGCCGCTTGCTGGCGATTTTCGGTGTGCTGGGGGCGTTGCTGGCGGGCGCGGTGTATGCGTTCGACGTGGTGACGGATGGGGAGCCGATCTTTCTGTCGCTGCCACGGGAGCGTCCGACGCTGTGGCTGATCATCATGGTCTTCTATCCGCTGGTGAGCGTGTACCCGCAGGAGGTGATCTGGCGGGCGTTCATGTTCCATCGGTATCGCACGCTGTTTCGCGGGCGATGGGCGATGATCGGCGCGAGCGCGGTGGCGTTCGGGCACGCGCACGTTGTGTTCCACAACTGGCTTGCGGTGGGTTTGTGCGTGATCGGGGGCGTGTTGTTTGCGAGGACGTTTGATCGATCACGGTCGACGCTCGCGTCGTGGATCGATCACGCGCTGTATGGATGCCTGGTCTTCACGATCGGGATCGGGAGGTACTTCTACAGCGGGGCGGCGCACGGGTGA
- a CDS encoding ABC transporter permease subunit — protein sequence MPDDNGNRPHSRRRTHWSVPLIDRAAGSIISIGGFLVIAAVLLVCVFLALVAIPLFGSSDVGRERRFVVPGLGSDPRAVRVDEYMAIAWVLGEDWSVRLLRPDTGEMIDRIEPFADAIPTAASIDVERSDAVFGYADGTIRQAQFRFASQILFRDSIPDQARALKQGDRIAADGAVYEMVAGGQVRAQRFEAVFEEPTKAASSGILLIDEAHIPSGYVIAAFTENGDLVTKSVTKRTNLMTGVVTTRLTGAETPIELPPGMGSPERLMLTGNGDCVFLIWSDGTTLRIDTRDINKPAIAERLDLTPDPGVEVTSAAFLLGRSSLLVGDSAGRLSLWFRTKPADAGTIDGVILRLARHFDGDGTPVVAIGPSARKRLITFASQGGTIAAYFSTNGKQLARISTPGVRYDSVGIAPKGDAVVAVAGEEVRVWPFQSKHPESSVDAMAGKIWYEGYNEPQHIWQSSSGTDDFEEKFGLVPLVFGTIKATVYCMLFGLPVAILAAIYTSEFMPRRTRATVKPMIEMMASLPSVVLGFLAAIIFAPFIEDVVPATLAALILVPISLVLGACLWQMLPRTIGIRHASKRPLAMIAMAVVAIAVASRLGPLVERLLFTGDLKAWLTGNVGSPAPGWIVLLSPLCIMSGLLLKGRILEAWARRPGAARTRRLVAAMDFALFFITIVAGLLAAYALGSVVGALGFDLRGSVVGTYVQRNAMIVGFVMGFAVIPIIYTVAEDALNAVPEHLRAASLGAGATPWQTAWRIIVPTAMSGLFSATMIGFGRAVGETMIVLMAAGNTSIIEWNIFNGFRTLSANIAVELPEAVQGSTHYRMLFLAALVLFIMTFVVNTVAEVVRQRFRKRAFQL from the coding sequence ATGCCTGATGACAACGGGAACCGGCCCCACAGCCGAAGACGCACGCACTGGAGCGTGCCGCTCATCGACAGGGCAGCGGGTTCCATCATCAGCATCGGCGGCTTCCTTGTCATCGCCGCCGTCCTCCTCGTCTGCGTCTTCCTCGCCCTTGTCGCCATCCCCCTCTTTGGCAGCAGCGATGTCGGGCGCGAGCGCCGCTTCGTCGTTCCGGGCCTCGGCTCCGATCCGCGCGCCGTCCGCGTCGATGAATACATGGCCATCGCCTGGGTCCTCGGCGAAGACTGGTCAGTCCGTCTCCTCCGTCCCGACACCGGCGAAATGATCGACCGTATAGAGCCCTTCGCCGACGCCATTCCCACCGCCGCTTCTATCGACGTTGAGCGATCAGACGCCGTCTTCGGCTACGCCGACGGCACCATCAGGCAGGCCCAGTTCCGATTCGCCTCCCAGATCCTCTTCAGAGACTCCATCCCCGATCAGGCCCGCGCTCTGAAACAGGGCGATCGGATCGCCGCCGACGGCGCGGTCTATGAAATGGTCGCCGGCGGACAGGTCCGTGCCCAGCGATTCGAAGCCGTCTTTGAAGAGCCCACCAAAGCCGCATCGTCCGGCATCCTCCTGATTGACGAAGCCCACATTCCCAGCGGCTACGTCATCGCCGCATTCACAGAGAACGGCGACCTCGTCACCAAGAGCGTGACCAAACGAACCAATCTCATGACCGGCGTCGTCACGACCCGGCTCACCGGCGCAGAGACTCCCATAGAACTCCCACCCGGCATGGGATCCCCCGAACGCCTCATGCTCACAGGCAACGGCGACTGTGTCTTCCTCATCTGGTCGGACGGAACCACACTCCGCATCGACACACGCGACATCAACAAGCCCGCGATCGCCGAGCGACTCGATCTCACACCCGACCCCGGCGTAGAGGTCACCTCCGCCGCATTCCTGCTCGGACGCTCCTCCCTCCTCGTCGGCGACTCCGCCGGACGCCTCTCCCTCTGGTTCCGCACCAAGCCCGCCGATGCGGGCACGATCGACGGCGTCATCCTCCGCCTCGCCAGGCACTTCGATGGCGATGGCACACCCGTCGTCGCCATCGGGCCATCTGCACGCAAGCGCCTCATCACCTTTGCCAGCCAGGGCGGCACGATCGCCGCATACTTCTCCACCAACGGCAAGCAACTCGCACGCATCTCCACACCCGGCGTCAGATACGACTCCGTCGGCATCGCACCCAAAGGCGATGCCGTCGTCGCAGTGGCGGGCGAAGAAGTCCGCGTCTGGCCCTTCCAGTCGAAGCACCCCGAAAGCTCCGTCGACGCGATGGCTGGGAAGATCTGGTACGAGGGCTACAACGAGCCGCAGCACATCTGGCAGTCCTCCAGCGGCACCGACGACTTCGAAGAGAAGTTCGGCCTCGTCCCGCTCGTCTTCGGCACCATCAAGGCCACCGTCTACTGCATGCTCTTCGGCCTCCCCGTCGCGATCCTCGCCGCCATCTACACCAGCGAGTTCATGCCCCGACGCACTCGCGCAACCGTCAAGCCCATGATCGAGATGATGGCCAGTCTCCCGAGCGTCGTGCTCGGCTTCCTCGCCGCGATCATCTTCGCCCCCTTCATCGAAGACGTCGTACCAGCCACCCTCGCCGCGCTCATCCTCGTCCCGATCTCCCTCGTCCTCGGCGCATGCCTCTGGCAGATGCTCCCCAGAACCATCGGAATCCGCCACGCATCCAAACGCCCACTCGCCATGATCGCCATGGCAGTTGTGGCCATCGCAGTCGCCAGCCGCCTCGGCCCGCTGGTCGAACGCCTCCTCTTCACCGGCGACCTCAAGGCGTGGCTCACAGGAAACGTCGGATCGCCCGCCCCCGGCTGGATCGTCCTCCTCTCTCCCCTCTGCATCATGAGCGGCCTGCTCCTCAAGGGGCGGATCCTCGAAGCGTGGGCAAGACGTCCCGGGGCCGCACGCACGCGCCGCCTCGTTGCCGCCATGGACTTCGCGCTCTTCTTCATCACCATCGTCGCCGGACTCCTCGCCGCATACGCCCTCGGAAGCGTCGTCGGCGCGCTCGGCTTCGACCTCCGGGGTTCCGTCGTCGGCACCTACGTCCAGCGAAACGCCATGATCGTCGGCTTCGTCATGGGCTTCGCCGTCATCCCCATCATCTACACCGTCGCCGAAGACGCCCTCAACGCCGTCCCGGAACACCTCCGCGCCGCTTCACTCGGCGCCGGCGCAACGCCCTGGCAGACCGCATGGCGCATCATCGTCCCCACCGCGATGAGCGGCCTCTTCTCCGCCACCATGATCGGGTTCGGACGAGCCGTCGGTGAAACCATGATCGTCCTCATGGCCGCAGGAAACACCTCCATCATCGAGTGGAACATCTTCAACGGCTTCAGAACCCTCTCCGCGAACATCGCCGTCGAACTCCCCGAAGCCGTGCAAGGCAGCACCCACTACCGCATGCTCTTCCTCGCCGCCCTCGTCCTCTTCATCATGACCTTCGTGGTCAACACCGTCGCCGAAGTCGTGCGCCAGCGATTCCGCAAGAGGGCGTTCCAGCTATGA
- the pstA gene encoding phosphate ABC transporter permease PstA → MSTTADNPTPPAPLARGGRDGLSLIAEGQMMVWLTGGGFVISLTMIICLVGLIIWKGSTTFWPAPVTQLSLLDGRVFAGEVTRDEIYTPRESEIEALGSDHAPAAQAALKEAGGESRRRLLRTGNFDVSGSHFNWVSQFQIKEETKPEWMLVVERLSWGRFYGEPARMLIDGVAVAETPESVWSAFREHHDARRDAWRKQVHIERHALGALNRQLEAARLESRRIESKHGSGSPQHTAALASAQSLSETLAPEYAAFQSQIDAIKAEDARFDLILRTADGTEKSFRLSEIVRIYPANRLDRADKLGIYISRWKEFLFDEPREANSEGGVFPAIFGTVTMTLLMSVAVVPFGIMAALYMREYARGGLVISAVRIAVNNLAGVPSIVFGVFGLGFFCYFVGGGIDNLFYKERLPSPTFGTGGIMWASLTLALLTLPVVIVATEEALAAVPRSMREGSYGCGASKWQTIWRIVLPRAMPGIMTGAILAMARGAGEVAPLMLVGAVKLAPELPIDGVSPFIHPERSFMHLGFHIYDLGFQSQNSEAAKPMVFTTTLLLILIIVTLNLAAIWLRARLSRRFRASQF, encoded by the coding sequence ATGAGCACCACCGCCGACAACCCCACACCGCCCGCGCCCCTGGCAAGAGGAGGCCGAGACGGCCTCTCGCTGATCGCCGAGGGCCAGATGATGGTCTGGCTCACCGGAGGAGGCTTCGTCATCTCCCTCACCATGATCATCTGCCTGGTCGGCCTCATCATCTGGAAGGGATCGACCACATTCTGGCCCGCGCCCGTCACACAACTCTCCCTCCTCGACGGCCGTGTCTTCGCGGGCGAGGTCACCCGAGACGAGATCTACACGCCGCGCGAATCAGAGATCGAAGCCCTCGGATCCGACCACGCACCCGCCGCTCAAGCCGCGCTCAAGGAAGCAGGAGGGGAGTCCCGCCGCCGCCTTCTCAGAACCGGCAATTTCGATGTCTCAGGCAGCCACTTCAACTGGGTCAGCCAGTTCCAGATCAAAGAAGAAACCAAGCCGGAGTGGATGCTCGTCGTCGAGCGTCTCTCCTGGGGCCGCTTCTACGGCGAGCCCGCTCGCATGCTCATCGACGGTGTCGCCGTCGCCGAAACGCCCGAGAGCGTCTGGAGTGCCTTCCGCGAACATCACGACGCCCGTCGCGACGCCTGGCGCAAGCAGGTCCACATCGAACGCCACGCCCTCGGCGCACTCAACCGACAACTCGAGGCGGCCCGCCTCGAATCGCGCCGCATCGAATCAAAGCACGGCAGCGGCTCTCCCCAGCACACCGCCGCCCTCGCGAGCGCGCAGTCCCTCTCCGAAACACTCGCGCCCGAATACGCCGCCTTCCAGAGCCAGATCGACGCCATCAAGGCCGAGGATGCCCGCTTCGACCTCATCCTCCGCACCGCCGATGGAACCGAAAAATCATTCCGACTCTCCGAGATCGTCCGCATCTACCCCGCCAACCGCCTCGACCGCGCCGACAAACTCGGCATCTACATCTCCCGATGGAAAGAGTTCCTCTTCGACGAGCCCCGAGAGGCAAACAGCGAGGGAGGCGTCTTCCCCGCAATCTTCGGCACCGTCACCATGACGCTGCTCATGTCCGTAGCCGTCGTCCCCTTCGGCATCATGGCCGCTCTCTACATGCGCGAATACGCCCGGGGCGGCCTCGTCATCAGCGCGGTCCGCATCGCAGTCAACAACCTCGCCGGAGTCCCCAGCATCGTCTTCGGCGTCTTCGGACTCGGGTTCTTCTGCTACTTCGTCGGCGGAGGCATCGACAACCTCTTCTACAAAGAACGCCTCCCAAGCCCCACCTTCGGCACGGGCGGCATCATGTGGGCCTCGCTCACCCTCGCCCTCCTCACCCTCCCCGTCGTCATCGTCGCCACCGAAGAAGCCCTCGCCGCCGTCCCCAGATCCATGCGCGAGGGCTCCTACGGCTGCGGTGCCAGCAAGTGGCAGACCATCTGGCGCATCGTTCTCCCCCGAGCCATGCCCGGCATCATGACCGGAGCCATCCTCGCGATGGCACGCGGCGCGGGCGAGGTCGCCCCACTCATGCTCGTCGGCGCAGTCAAACTCGCCCCCGAACTCCCTATCGACGGGGTCTCCCCCTTCATCCACCCCGAGCGCAGCTTCATGCACCTCGGCTTCCACATCTACGACCTCGGGTTCCAGAGCCAGAACAGCGAGGCCGCAAAGCCCATGGTCTTCACGACCACGCTCCTGCTCATCCTCATCATCGTCACACTCAACCTCGCCGCGATATGGCTCCGCGCCCGCCTCAGCAGACGATTCAGAGCAAGCCAGTTCTGA
- a CDS encoding transposase — protein MDNASWRVLAASVRKLDRSPRGGRFTFTDADIVLTFLWAVLHRRPTSWACRRDAWPLWRRGRLPSPSRMSRRLRTTSVQALLAAAEAENLVSASGALVLALDGKALRVASHSGDRTATFGAWGLRGYKLHAICDLAGSIVSWRLTPMHCHEAVMAKRMMRDMELNGYVLADSNYDSVKLYELCACKGGQLVVPRKDCRVGRGVRRSGTHPDRRRAIDMLEQSMTGFGRGLLSLRRVIERVFARLEMTHHVGLIPPHVRGIERVRRWIQAIIILDRHTQAMKR, from the coding sequence ATGGACAACGCGAGTTGGAGGGTGTTGGCGGCGAGCGTGCGGAAGCTGGATCGGAGCCCGCGTGGCGGTCGCTTCACCTTCACCGATGCGGACATCGTGCTGACCTTTCTCTGGGCCGTCTTGCACCGACGACCCACCTCCTGGGCGTGCCGACGCGATGCATGGCCGTTGTGGCGGCGTGGTCGATTGCCCTCGCCAAGCAGGATGAGCCGGCGGCTGAGAACCACCAGCGTCCAGGCGTTACTTGCCGCGGCGGAGGCGGAGAATCTGGTCTCTGCATCGGGAGCGTTGGTGCTGGCTCTTGACGGCAAGGCCCTGCGCGTCGCCTCGCACTCCGGAGACCGGACCGCGACCTTCGGCGCATGGGGACTGCGCGGCTACAAGCTCCATGCGATCTGCGATCTCGCGGGCTCGATCGTCTCCTGGCGTCTCACGCCCATGCACTGCCATGAAGCAGTGATGGCCAAGCGGATGATGCGAGACATGGAGTTGAACGGGTATGTGCTGGCCGACTCGAACTACGACAGCGTGAAGCTCTATGAACTCTGCGCGTGCAAGGGCGGACAACTGGTGGTTCCGCGGAAGGACTGCCGCGTGGGTCGCGGCGTGCGGCGGTCCGGAACGCATCCGGACCGCCGTCGAGCCATCGACATGCTGGAGCAGAGCATGACGGGCTTCGGCAGGGGCCTGCTGTCACTCCGGCGCGTGATCGAGCGTGTGTTTGCACGCCTGGAAATGACCCACCATGTGGGGCTTATCCCGCCGCACGTGCGCGGCATCGAGCGGGTCCGTCGATGGATCCAAGCCATCATCATCCTTGATCGACACACACAGGCAATGAAGCGATGA
- a CDS encoding PhzF family phenazine biosynthesis protein, translating to MHLQFFQVDSFTRRVFHGNPAGVVHLESWLPDERMQQIAAEANLSETAFVVRAGGPGNGEARYHIRWFTPSVEVELCGHATLAAAHVLWHHVGERAPRIVFDSKSGPLPVRREGDLTVLDFPSRPGEPIPVTDELTAAFGRRPIEAFESRDIMAVFDTKREVHEMVPDMARVAAFDAVCLIATAPGAGHDFVSRVFAPRVGIPEDPVTGSAHCTLAPYWAKRLGKSKVTGHQVSRRGGELFCEVAGDRVKIGGHCVMYLEGRICVS from the coding sequence ATGCACCTGCAGTTCTTTCAGGTCGATTCCTTCACCCGACGCGTCTTCCACGGCAACCCTGCCGGAGTCGTCCATCTGGAGAGTTGGCTGCCGGATGAACGCATGCAGCAGATCGCGGCGGAGGCCAACCTCTCCGAGACCGCCTTCGTCGTTCGCGCCGGCGGCCCCGGAAACGGCGAGGCACGCTACCACATCCGTTGGTTCACGCCCTCGGTTGAGGTCGAACTCTGCGGCCACGCAACCCTCGCCGCGGCACACGTCCTCTGGCATCACGTTGGCGAGCGTGCGCCCCGCATCGTCTTTGACAGCAAGAGCGGCCCGCTGCCCGTTCGGCGTGAGGGCGATCTGACCGTTCTCGACTTCCCCTCACGCCCCGGCGAGCCGATTCCCGTGACCGACGAGCTCACGGCGGCGTTCGGGCGTCGTCCGATCGAGGCCTTCGAGAGCCGCGACATCATGGCTGTCTTTGATACCAAGCGTGAGGTTCACGAGATGGTGCCGGACATGGCGAGAGTCGCCGCGTTCGACGCGGTCTGCCTGATCGCCACCGCGCCCGGCGCGGGACACGACTTTGTGAGCCGGGTCTTTGCGCCTCGTGTAGGCATTCCCGAGGATCCCGTGACCGGCTCTGCCCATTGCACGCTCGCGCCGTACTGGGCGAAGCGGCTCGGCAAGTCGAAGGTGACGGGTCATCAGGTGAGCAGGCGTGGCGGCGAGCTCTTCTGTGAGGTCGCCG
- the aspS gene encoding aspartate--tRNA ligase, which yields MLRRTHTCGELRESHVGQTVRLNGWVNGYRGHGTGLVFIDLRDRYGLTQVVFDGEDLPKDVLEVADHLRNEDVVAIEGKVRIRVGGENPKLITGKIEVVVTSLEVLNKTANPPILPDDGTSGGKMANEELRLTHRYIDLRRPRAQQILGVRHKVYQTTRRYFDENGFLEVETPILYKSTPEGAREFLVPNRHIPGSWYALPQSPQLFKQILMVAGCDRYMQICRCFRDEDPRADRQAEFTQIDLEMSFVRREHVMEMMEGFVRRLWKEIAGVEIPPMQRMTYREALERFGIDRPDTRYGLEITDISDIAAKTDVGFFKDVLAKGADRPKYSSHRGVVKAIRVPGGGGGAEKLTRKMTDGYNEFARSFGAGGVAVVKVNAQGVFETGIAKFLEPVKADLFAALGLQPGDTVLFVSDLYSVATKALGELRQKVARDIGIVPKPGAEGGPWNFLWVIDFPMFERDKESVGGSRWVAMHHPFTSPNDDQLEAFVKADVNDEDTIAQIVSAGYDIVLNGQEIAGGSVRIHDQKVQSKVFQLLGLSPESAKEKFSFLLEALQFGAPPHAGIAFGLDRLIMNFVGTDNIRDVIAFPKTQTGQDLMTKAPSRVTDEQLKELHVKSTWNG from the coding sequence ATGCTCCGGCGAACCCACACGTGCGGCGAACTCCGCGAATCACACGTCGGCCAGACCGTCCGTCTCAACGGATGGGTAAACGGATACCGGGGACACGGCACCGGCCTCGTCTTCATCGACCTCCGAGACCGCTACGGACTCACCCAGGTCGTCTTCGACGGCGAAGACCTCCCCAAAGACGTGCTCGAGGTCGCCGACCACCTTCGCAACGAAGATGTCGTTGCGATCGAAGGTAAAGTCCGCATCCGCGTCGGAGGCGAGAACCCCAAACTCATCACCGGCAAGATCGAGGTCGTCGTCACATCCCTCGAAGTCCTCAACAAAACCGCCAACCCGCCCATCCTCCCCGACGACGGCACCTCCGGCGGCAAAATGGCCAACGAAGAACTCCGCCTCACGCACCGCTACATCGATCTCCGCCGCCCCCGCGCCCAGCAGATCCTCGGTGTCCGCCACAAGGTATATCAGACCACCCGCCGCTACTTCGATGAGAACGGCTTCCTCGAAGTCGAAACCCCGATCCTCTACAAGAGCACGCCCGAGGGCGCGCGCGAGTTCCTCGTCCCCAACCGCCACATTCCCGGCTCTTGGTACGCCCTCCCGCAGAGCCCCCAGCTCTTCAAGCAGATCCTCATGGTCGCCGGTTGCGACCGCTACATGCAGATCTGCCGCTGCTTCCGCGACGAAGACCCCCGCGCCGACCGCCAGGCCGAGTTCACCCAGATCGACTTGGAGATGTCCTTCGTCCGACGCGAACACGTCATGGAGATGATGGAGGGCTTCGTCCGCCGCCTCTGGAAAGAGATCGCCGGCGTCGAAATCCCCCCCATGCAGCGCATGACCTATCGCGAGGCATTGGAGCGTTTCGGCATCGACCGCCCCGACACACGCTACGGGCTTGAGATCACGGACATCTCCGACATCGCCGCCAAGACCGATGTCGGCTTCTTCAAGGATGTCCTCGCCAAGGGCGCGGACCGCCCCAAGTACAGCTCCCACCGAGGCGTCGTGAAGGCGATCCGCGTCCCCGGCGGTGGTGGGGGGGCCGAGAAGCTCACCCGCAAGATGACCGACGGCTACAACGAGTTCGCCCGCTCTTTCGGCGCGGGCGGCGTCGCCGTCGTCAAGGTCAACGCCCAGGGCGTGTTCGAGACCGGCATCGCCAAGTTCCTCGAACCCGTCAAGGCCGACCTCTTCGCCGCCCTCGGCCTCCAGCCCGGCGACACCGTCCTCTTCGTCTCCGACCTTTACAGCGTGGCCACCAAGGCACTCGGCGAGCTCCGCCAGAAGGTCGCCCGCGACATCGGCATCGTCCCCAAGCCAGGCGCGGAGGGCGGCCCCTGGAACTTCCTCTGGGTCATCGACTTCCCCATGTTCGAGCGTGACAAAGAGTCGGTGGGGGGGAGCCGCTGGGTCGCGATGCACCACCCCTTCACCAGCCCCAACGACGACCAGTTGGAAGCGTTCGTTAAGGCCGACGTCAACGATGAGGACACGATCGCACAGATCGTCTCCGCCGGCTACGACATCGTGCTCAACGGCCAGGAGATCGCGGGCGGCTCCGTCCGCATCCACGACCAGAAGGTCCAGAGCAAGGTCTTCCAATTGCTCGGACTCTCGCCCGAGTCCGCGAAGGAGAAGTTCAGCTTCCTGCTCGAAGCCCTCCAGTTCGGCGCGCCCCCGCACGCCGGCATCGCGTTCGGCCTCGACCGGCTCATCATGAACTTCGTCGGCACCGACAACATCCGCGATGTCATCGCCTTCCCCAAGACCCAGACCGGCCAGGACCTCATGACCAAGGCCCCCAGCCGCGTCACGGATGAGCAGTTGAAGGAATTGCACGTCAAGAGCACATGGAACGGCTGA
- a CDS encoding thiolase family protein, whose translation MSRQPVIVAAKRTPIGKFFGGLSKVPSPVLGSYAIKAVFDATPALKDKVDEVIMGCVLQAGLGQNPARQAAVKSGLPTTISAQTINKVCGSGLQAVMLAAQSIKAGDNNVVIAGGFENMTAAPHFANVREGVKFGNAEMKDHMQFDGLTCAFEGWAMGNAADHIAQKYAISREDQDRFSAQSHQRAAAATKEGWFKNEIVALTGEQCMDKKSPGVSADEGIRAESTADGLAKLRAVFTKDGTVTAGNASQISDGAAAIAVCSAIAAEEMGLKPIAKILSYHTHGVDPKDIFAAPIGGIKGAVDRAGLNMSDIDLFEINEAFAAQVLCNIKELKIDESKLNICGGGIALGHPIGGSGARVLTTLIHQLHRTGKKRGVAALCLGGGNAVAMVVEV comes from the coding sequence ATGTCCAGGCAGCCCGTCATCGTCGCCGCGAAGCGCACCCCGATCGGCAAGTTCTTCGGCGGGCTCTCCAAGGTCCCCTCGCCCGTCCTCGGCTCATACGCGATCAAGGCCGTCTTCGACGCCACCCCCGCCCTCAAAGACAAAGTCGACGAGGTCATCATGGGCTGCGTCCTCCAGGCAGGGCTCGGCCAGAACCCCGCACGCCAGGCCGCCGTAAAGTCCGGCCTTCCGACCACCATCAGCGCCCAGACCATCAACAAAGTCTGCGGCTCCGGCCTCCAGGCCGTCATGCTCGCCGCACAGTCCATCAAGGCCGGTGACAACAACGTCGTCATCGCCGGCGGCTTTGAGAACATGACCGCCGCGCCCCACTTCGCCAATGTCCGCGAGGGCGTCAAGTTCGGCAACGCCGAGATGAAAGACCACATGCAGTTCGACGGGCTGACCTGCGCCTTCGAGGGCTGGGCCATGGGCAACGCCGCCGACCACATCGCCCAGAAATACGCCATCTCCCGCGAGGACCAGGACCGCTTCAGCGCCCAGAGCCACCAACGCGCCGCCGCCGCCACCAAAGAGGGCTGGTTCAAGAACGAGATCGTCGCCCTCACCGGCGAGCAGTGCATGGACAAGAAGTCCCCCGGCGTCTCCGCTGATGAGGGCATCCGCGCCGAGTCCACCGCCGACGGGCTCGCCAAACTCCGCGCTGTCTTCACCAAGGACGGCACCGTCACCGCCGGAAACGCCTCTCAGATCTCAGACGGAGCCGCCGCCATCGCCGTCTGCTCCGCTATCGCCGCTGAGGAAATGGGCCTCAAGCCCATCGCCAAGATCCTCTCATATCACACCCACGGCGTCGACCCGAAGGACATCTTCGCCGCCCCCATCGGCGGCATCAAGGGCGCTGTCGATCGCGCCGGACTCAACATGTCCGACATCGACCTCTTCGAGATCAACGAGGCCTTCGCCGCGCAGGTCCTCTGCAACATCAAGGAACTCAAGATCGACGAGTCCAAACTCAACATCTGCGGCGGCGGCATCGCCCTCGGACACCCCATCGGCGGCTCCGGCGCACGCGTCCTCACCACTCTCATCCACCAACTCCACCGCACCGGCAAGAAACGCGGCGTCGCCGCCCTCTGCCTCGGTGGTGGCAACGCCGTCGCCATGGTCGTTGAGGTCTGA